In Bacillus kexueae, the following proteins share a genomic window:
- a CDS encoding DMT family transporter codes for MKRPTRRTGLFLVITGALFWGVGGTVSQKLFQQYEIDVNWLVTTRLLIAGILLLTVQFFWKDRSQVFGAWKNRKTAVQLIIFGLFGMLAVQYTYMASIKYGNAAVATLLQYLAPVMIIIYLILRKQSVLTRQDLLTASLALGGCYFLLTNGSISDLSVPAPAIVWGVLSGLALAFYTLYAVPLLKQYDSLVIIGWAMVIGGFTLSFIHPPWQMEFTGLTIDAYLSLVFVIIFGTMIAFWFYIESLQSLSPKETSLLGSLEPLAAVLTTVFWLKEPFGFFQWIGAACIIGMIILLALNKKSSSQSEQTKAFQN; via the coding sequence ATGAAAAGACCTACTAGAAGAACCGGATTATTTCTCGTAATTACAGGAGCTCTGTTTTGGGGTGTTGGGGGAACAGTTAGTCAAAAACTCTTTCAACAATACGAAATCGATGTAAATTGGCTTGTAACGACACGATTGCTAATAGCTGGTATCTTACTCTTAACTGTTCAATTTTTTTGGAAAGATCGTTCTCAAGTTTTTGGTGCCTGGAAAAATCGAAAAACGGCTGTCCAACTCATTATTTTCGGATTATTCGGCATGCTTGCGGTTCAATACACCTATATGGCATCTATTAAATATGGTAATGCTGCGGTAGCGACACTATTGCAATACTTAGCTCCAGTCATGATAATCATTTACTTAATTTTACGTAAACAATCTGTGCTAACAAGACAAGATTTATTAACTGCCTCGCTAGCTTTAGGCGGTTGCTATTTCTTATTAACAAACGGCTCAATCTCTGATCTATCTGTTCCAGCACCTGCCATAGTTTGGGGTGTATTATCTGGACTAGCGTTAGCATTTTACACCTTATATGCAGTCCCTCTTCTTAAACAATATGATTCCCTTGTCATCATAGGGTGGGCAATGGTTATCGGAGGCTTTACACTAAGCTTTATCCATCCACCTTGGCAAATGGAATTCACCGGTTTAACAATAGATGCCTATTTATCCTTAGTTTTTGTTATCATTTTTGGTACTATGATTGCATTCTGGTTTTATATCGAGAGTTTACAGAGTCTTTCTCCAAAAGAAACGAGCCTGTTAGGGAGTTTAGAACCTCTAGCAGCAGTTTTAACAACAGTCTTTTGGCTAAAAGAACCATTCGGATTTTTTCAATGGATTGGTGCAGCTTGTATTATTGGAATGATTATATTACTAGCATTAAATAAAAAATCTTCATCTCAATCAGAACAAACAAAAGCCTTTCAGAATTAG